The following coding sequences lie in one Odocoileus virginianus isolate 20LAN1187 ecotype Illinois chromosome 13, Ovbor_1.2, whole genome shotgun sequence genomic window:
- the LOC110141329 gene encoding thymosin beta-4-like, which produces MSDKPNMAEIEKSDKSKLKKAEMQEKNPLPSKETTEGDEQAGKS; this is translated from the coding sequence ATGTCTGACAAACCCAATATGGCTGAGATTGAGAAGTCCGACAAATcgaaattgaagaaagcagaaatgcaagagaaaaaTCCCCTGCCTTCAAAAGAAACTACTGAAGGGGATGAGCAAGCAGGCAAGTCGTAA